A DNA window from Streptomyces sp. CA-278952 contains the following coding sequences:
- a CDS encoding DNA polymerase III subunit beta, which translates to MSEQPTTQPTRQEAAHTAQFTAPYGPVADALAITELGVQAGTGSSPAQCGVLLTTARRILTLTTHDTETAVTVTLPVDTTATGSSLLQHSQLKKALAAMVTGESKAAAARTAVSLTGDLLATPHLSLPVPALDRDEFIDPPHPAPTVATVDVRQFLDQALRVLPAAGTDDTLPALTGVRITVDCQSVTLSATDRYRFAVADVPAVVDTTPPQEANSALIPATVLARLAKRLKDHQGRARIGISAHGTPRITLTTGTTTITIRQLEGAQIRHSALFPKTTDCSIALPRTPTQRALKKCHALIKALGETQAPVSLMWAADGSLTLAPILGTTEDRDRTKGMALASTTTAGTTPRDRAVSLNPKFLADALTAFDGETITLHLRDEEAGKPLKPVLLTAGPDITEEDYRHLLMPVRLGQDA; encoded by the coding sequence ATGTCCGAGCAGCCCACCACCCAGCCCACCCGCCAGGAAGCCGCACACACCGCACAGTTCACCGCGCCGTACGGCCCGGTCGCGGACGCACTCGCCATCACCGAACTCGGAGTCCAGGCCGGTACGGGATCGTCCCCCGCCCAATGCGGTGTCCTGCTCACCACAGCCCGCCGCATCCTGACCTTGACCACGCACGACACCGAGACCGCCGTCACGGTGACGCTCCCCGTGGACACCACGGCCACGGGCTCATCGCTCCTGCAACACAGCCAGTTGAAGAAGGCACTGGCCGCCATGGTCACGGGGGAGAGCAAGGCGGCAGCGGCCCGGACTGCCGTCTCTCTCACCGGTGACCTCCTGGCCACCCCGCACCTCAGCCTCCCGGTCCCCGCACTCGACCGCGACGAGTTCATCGACCCGCCGCACCCCGCGCCCACCGTCGCCACCGTGGACGTCCGTCAGTTCCTCGACCAGGCCCTGCGAGTTCTGCCGGCCGCTGGCACCGACGACACCCTCCCCGCACTTACCGGCGTCCGCATCACCGTCGACTGCCAGAGCGTCACACTCTCGGCCACCGACCGCTACCGCTTCGCCGTGGCCGATGTGCCCGCCGTCGTCGACACCACCCCGCCGCAGGAGGCGAACTCCGCCCTGATCCCTGCCACGGTTCTCGCCCGACTGGCCAAGCGCCTCAAGGACCACCAGGGACGCGCCCGCATCGGTATCAGCGCGCACGGCACACCCCGAATCACCCTGACCACGGGCACCACCACCATCACGATCCGACAGCTGGAGGGCGCCCAGATCAGGCACAGCGCCCTCTTCCCGAAGACCACCGACTGCTCCATCGCCCTGCCCCGGACCCCCACCCAGCGGGCCCTGAAGAAGTGCCACGCCCTGATCAAGGCCCTGGGGGAGACCCAAGCGCCCGTGAGCCTCATGTGGGCGGCGGATGGCAGCCTCACGCTCGCCCCCATCCTCGGCACGACCGAGGACCGGGACCGGACCAAGGGCATGGCGCTCGCATCCACCACCACCGCCGGAACCACCCCCCGCGACCGGGCAGTGTCCCTCAACCCGAAGTTCCTCGCCGACGCCCTGACCGCGTTCGACGGCGAGACGATCACCCTGCACCTCCGCGACGAGGAAGCGGGCAAGCCGCTCAAGCCCGTACTGCTCACCGCAGGACCCGACATCACCGAAGAGGACTACCGGCATCTGCTGATGCCCGTCCGGCTCGGCCAGGACGCCTAG